A portion of the Segatella copri DSM 18205 genome contains these proteins:
- the carA gene encoding glutamine-hydrolyzing carbamoyl-phosphate synthase small subunit, with the protein MKKVTLVLSDGTKFHGKSFGYDAPVAGEVVFNTAMMGYPESLTDPSYAGQLMTLTFPLVGNYGVPPFTFEENGLPTFMESDKIYASAIIVNDYSEQYSHWNAVESLADWLKREKVPGITGIDTRELTKVLREHGVMMGKILFDDEPDNIPEANYEGVNFVDQVSCKEIIRYNEGAGKKVVLVDCGVKANIIRCLINRGVEVIRVPWNYDYTDMDFDGLFLANGPGDPDMCEDAVNIIRKQISQSRKPICGICMGNQLLSKAAGATIYKLKYGHRSHNQPVRMVGTNNCYITSQNHGYAVDAKTLGNDWEELFVNMNDGSNEGIRHKVNPWFSSQFHPEACSGPVDTEFMFDKFVETLK; encoded by the coding sequence ATGAAAAAAGTAACCTTAGTTTTGAGCGATGGAACCAAGTTCCATGGCAAATCTTTTGGATATGACGCTCCTGTAGCGGGCGAGGTTGTGTTCAACACAGCCATGATGGGATATCCAGAGAGTTTGACCGACCCTTCTTACGCCGGTCAGTTGATGACACTTACATTCCCTCTCGTGGGCAACTATGGTGTGCCACCATTTACTTTCGAGGAGAATGGTTTGCCAACCTTCATGGAGAGTGACAAGATTTATGCTTCTGCCATCATCGTGAATGATTACAGCGAGCAGTACAGCCACTGGAATGCAGTGGAGAGTCTTGCCGACTGGTTGAAGCGCGAGAAAGTGCCAGGAATCACAGGCATCGATACCCGTGAGTTAACTAAGGTGCTTCGTGAACATGGTGTGATGATGGGTAAGATTCTCTTTGATGATGAACCAGACAACATCCCTGAGGCTAATTACGAGGGTGTAAACTTCGTTGACCAGGTAAGCTGCAAGGAAATTATCCGTTATAACGAGGGTGCCGGCAAGAAGGTGGTTCTCGTTGACTGCGGTGTGAAGGCAAACATCATCCGTTGCCTCATCAACAGAGGCGTAGAGGTGATCCGTGTACCTTGGAATTACGATTACACCGATATGGACTTCGACGGATTGTTCCTGGCCAATGGTCCTGGTGACCCAGATATGTGCGAGGATGCAGTAAACATTATTCGCAAGCAGATTAGCCAGAGCCGCAAGCCTATCTGCGGTATCTGTATGGGTAACCAGTTGCTTTCTAAGGCAGCCGGTGCTACTATCTACAAGTTGAAGTATGGTCACCGTTCACACAACCAGCCTGTGCGCATGGTAGGAACCAACAATTGCTACATCACCTCTCAGAACCACGGTTATGCCGTTGATGCCAAGACATTGGGCAACGATTGGGAGGAACTCTTTGTAAATATGAATGATGGCTCTAACGAGGGTATCCGCCACAAGGTGAACCCTTGGTTCTCAAGCCAGTTCCACCCAGAGGCTTGCTCAGGCCCTGTGGATACAGAGTTCATGTTTGATAAGTTCGTAGAAACACTCAAGTAA
- a CDS encoding DUF4160 domain-containing protein, which produces MPEIARFYGIIIKMFFKPKEHEPSHIHAIYNEYVGLFNIKTFEMFEGDLPKKAQELVTEWLSLHSDELQDMWDKQIITKLPPL; this is translated from the coding sequence ATGCCGGAAATAGCAAGGTTTTATGGAATCATCATAAAGATGTTCTTTAAGCCAAAAGAGCATGAACCTTCCCATATTCATGCAATCTATAATGAGTATGTAGGTTTATTCAATATCAAGACATTTGAAATGTTTGAAGGAGATTTACCTAAAAAGGCTCAAGAGTTAGTAACAGAATGGCTCTCACTTCATTCTGATGAACTTCAGGACATGTGGGACAAACAAATAATAACAAAACTTCCACCATTATGA
- the carB gene encoding carbamoyl-phosphate synthase (glutamine-hydrolyzing) large subunit, which produces MKDENIKKVLLLGSGALKIGEAGEFDYSGSQALKALREEGIETVLINPNIATVQTSEGVADQIYFLPVQPYFVERVIQKEKPDGILLSFGGQTALNCGVELYRQGILEKYNVKVLGTPVQAIMDTEDRELFVEKLDEINVKTIKSEACENIEQARKAAAELGYPVIIRAAYALGGLGSGFADNEEELNKLAEKAFSFSPQVLVEKSLKGWKEIEYEVVRDRYDNCITVCNMENFDPLGIHTGESIVIAPSQTLSNSEYHKLRALAIKIIRHIGIVGECNVQYAFDPKSEDYRVIEVNARLSRSSALASKATGYPLAFVAAKLGMGYGLFELKNSVTKTTSAFFEPALDYVVCKIPRWDLSKFRGVDKELGSSMKSVGEVMAIGRNFEEAIQKGLRMIGQGMHGFVENKELEIDDIDAALREPTDKRVFVISKAMHKGYTVDQIHDLTKIDKWFLEKLKHIIDIDEAMKKCNINTLDQDLLRTAKVYGFTDFQVARAVGLEQELGNMHKAALLVRNKRKSYGILPVVKQIDTLAAEYPAQTNYLYVTYAGVKSDITFENDHRSIIVLGSGAYRIGSSVEFDWCGVQALNTIRKEGWRSVMINYNPETVSTDYDMCDRLYFDELTFERVMDIIEMEQPHGVIVSTGGQIPNNLAMHLDAQNVPILGTAAKDIDNAEDRAKFSQMLTNNGINQPEWSALTSMEDIDNFIERVGFPVLVRPSYVLSGAAMNVCSNEDELKRFLQLAANVSEDHPVVVSKFIEHAKEIEMDAVAKNGEVIAYAISEHIEFAGVHSGDATIQFPPQKLYVETVRRVKRVGRQIAKELHINGPFNIQFMARDNDILVIECNLRASRSFPFVSKVLKINLIELATRVMLGLPVEKPHKNLFDLDYVGIKASQFSFNRLQKADPVLGVDMSSTGEVGCLGDDTSTALLKSMLSVGHRIPAKNILLSTGSAKQKVDLLDAAQMLVKHGYKLYATGGSSKFLTENGIENTRVLWPSEEAEGGAPKALEMLHNHEIDMVVNIPKNLTSSELSNGYKIRRAAIDLNVPLITNSRLASAFIYAFCTTKLEDIDIKAWGEYK; this is translated from the coding sequence ATGAAAGACGAAAATATAAAGAAGGTGCTCCTCTTAGGTTCTGGAGCCTTGAAGATCGGTGAAGCAGGTGAGTTCGACTACTCAGGTTCGCAGGCCCTGAAGGCATTGCGCGAGGAAGGTATCGAGACTGTGCTCATCAACCCGAATATCGCAACCGTACAGACATCAGAAGGTGTTGCCGACCAGATTTACTTCCTGCCAGTGCAGCCATACTTCGTAGAGCGTGTCATCCAGAAGGAGAAGCCAGACGGTATCCTCCTCAGCTTCGGTGGTCAGACAGCCCTCAACTGTGGTGTAGAACTCTATCGCCAGGGCATCCTGGAGAAATATAATGTCAAGGTATTGGGTACTCCAGTACAGGCTATCATGGATACTGAGGACCGTGAGCTCTTCGTAGAGAAACTGGATGAAATCAATGTGAAGACCATCAAGAGTGAGGCTTGCGAGAACATCGAGCAGGCCCGCAAGGCTGCTGCCGAGCTCGGCTATCCTGTCATCATCCGTGCTGCTTACGCCTTGGGTGGTCTCGGTTCCGGTTTCGCAGACAACGAGGAGGAGCTGAATAAACTCGCAGAGAAGGCTTTCTCTTTCTCTCCACAGGTATTGGTTGAGAAGAGTTTGAAGGGCTGGAAAGAGATTGAGTATGAGGTAGTTCGCGACCGTTACGACAACTGTATCACAGTTTGTAACATGGAGAACTTCGACCCACTGGGAATCCATACCGGTGAGAGTATCGTCATCGCTCCATCTCAGACCCTGAGCAATTCTGAGTATCATAAGCTCCGTGCCCTCGCCATCAAGATTATCCGTCACATCGGAATCGTGGGTGAGTGTAACGTGCAGTATGCCTTCGACCCTAAGAGCGAGGATTATCGTGTAATCGAGGTGAATGCCCGCTTGAGCCGTTCATCAGCCTTGGCATCTAAGGCTACCGGTTATCCTCTTGCCTTCGTTGCAGCCAAGCTCGGTATGGGCTACGGTCTGTTCGAGTTGAAGAACTCTGTAACCAAGACCACATCTGCCTTCTTCGAGCCAGCATTGGACTACGTGGTATGTAAGATTCCTCGTTGGGACTTGTCTAAGTTCCGTGGCGTAGATAAGGAGTTGGGTTCATCTATGAAGTCAGTAGGTGAGGTAATGGCCATCGGCCGCAACTTCGAGGAGGCTATCCAGAAGGGTCTTCGTATGATTGGTCAGGGCATGCACGGTTTCGTAGAGAACAAGGAACTGGAAATCGACGATATCGATGCAGCTTTGCGCGAGCCAACAGATAAGCGTGTGTTCGTGATTTCAAAGGCAATGCACAAGGGCTATACCGTAGATCAGATTCACGACTTGACCAAGATTGACAAGTGGTTCCTTGAGAAGTTGAAGCACATCATCGACATCGACGAGGCGATGAAGAAGTGCAACATCAATACTCTTGACCAGGATTTGCTCCGCACCGCTAAGGTTTACGGTTTTACCGACTTCCAGGTAGCCCGTGCCGTGGGCTTGGAGCAGGAGTTGGGCAACATGCACAAGGCTGCCCTGCTGGTTCGCAACAAGCGCAAGAGCTATGGCATCCTGCCTGTAGTAAAGCAGATTGATACCCTGGCAGCAGAGTATCCTGCTCAGACCAACTACCTCTATGTAACTTACGCTGGCGTGAAGAGCGACATCACATTCGAGAACGACCACCGTTCTATCATCGTACTCGGTTCGGGTGCTTACCGCATCGGTTCTTCCGTAGAGTTCGACTGGTGTGGCGTTCAGGCATTGAACACCATCCGCAAGGAAGGCTGGCGCTCAGTGATGATCAACTACAACCCAGAGACCGTATCTACCGACTACGATATGTGCGACCGTCTCTACTTCGACGAGTTGACCTTTGAGCGTGTGATGGATATCATCGAGATGGAGCAGCCTCATGGCGTTATCGTATCTACCGGTGGTCAGATTCCAAACAACCTGGCTATGCACCTGGATGCACAGAATGTGCCAATCCTGGGTACTGCTGCCAAGGACATCGATAACGCTGAGGACCGTGCCAAGTTCTCTCAGATGTTGACCAACAATGGTATCAACCAGCCAGAGTGGAGCGCCCTGACCTCTATGGAGGACATCGACAACTTCATCGAGCGTGTAGGCTTCCCAGTATTGGTTCGTCCTAGCTACGTGCTTTCGGGTGCTGCGATGAACGTATGTTCTAACGAGGATGAGCTGAAGCGATTCCTGCAGTTGGCTGCCAATGTAAGTGAGGATCACCCAGTGGTAGTAAGTAAGTTTATCGAACATGCCAAGGAGATTGAGATGGATGCAGTGGCAAAGAATGGCGAGGTGATTGCCTATGCGATTTCCGAGCACATCGAGTTTGCCGGTGTTCACTCAGGTGATGCTACCATCCAGTTCCCTCCTCAGAAGTTGTATGTTGAGACAGTTCGTCGTGTGAAGCGAGTAGGTCGTCAGATTGCCAAGGAGTTGCACATCAACGGTCCGTTCAACATCCAGTTCATGGCTCGTGACAATGATATTCTCGTTATCGAGTGTAACCTTCGTGCCAGCCGTTCGTTCCCATTCGTAAGCAAGGTATTGAAGATCAACCTCATCGAGTTGGCTACCCGCGTAATGCTCGGTTTGCCAGTAGAAAAGCCACACAAGAACCTCTTCGATCTCGACTATGTAGGTATCAAGGCATCCCAGTTCAGCTTTAACCGTTTGCAGAAGGCAGACCCAGTATTGGGTGTGGATATGAGCAGTACCGGTGAGGTAGGTTGCTTGGGCGACGATACATCTACCGCTCTCTTGAAGAGTATGCTTTCTGTGGGTCATCGCATTCCTGCCAAGAACATCCTGCTTTCTACAGGTTCTGCCAAGCAGAAGGTAGATTTGCTCGATGCTGCCCAGATGCTGGTTAAGCATGGTTACAAGCTGTATGCAACCGGTGGTAGTAGCAAGTTCCTCACCGAGAACGGCATTGAGAATACCCGTGTACTCTGGCCATCAGAGGAGGCAGAAGGTGGTGCGCCTAAGGCTTTGGAGATGCTCCACAACCACGAGATTGATATGGTAGTGAATATTCCAAAGAACTTGACTAGCAGCGAGTTGAGCAATGGTTACAAGATTCGTCGTGCAGCCATCGACCTGAACGTGCCATTGATTACCAACAGCCGTCTGGCGAGTGCCTTCATCTATGCATTCTGCACCACCAAGCTCGAGGATATCGATATCAAGGCTTGGGGAGAGTATAAATAG
- a CDS encoding DUF1016 N-terminal domain-containing protein yields MQADELQADVLLSVNRSLLANDLTNTRLYTDVCSIIEQGRKEAYASVNHKMIETYWNIGRRIVEEEQNGEARAEYGVQIIAQLSEQLTHQYGKGFSKRNLAYFRQFYLTISDIRILQSRLQNLTWTHITKVLRVEDSTAIRWYFCFRIRYSLYYVEENL; encoded by the coding sequence TTGCAAGCAGATGAACTGCAAGCAGATGTACTGCTTTCTGTAAATCGTTCGCTATTGGCGAACGATTTGACAAATACAAGACTATATACCGATGTCTGCTCCATCATAGAGCAAGGCAGGAAGGAAGCTTATGCCTCCGTCAATCATAAGATGATAGAGACCTATTGGAACATAGGGCGACGCATCGTGGAAGAAGAACAGAATGGTGAGGCACGTGCTGAGTATGGGGTTCAGATCATTGCGCAATTATCTGAGCAATTGACACATCAATATGGTAAAGGATTTAGCAAAAGAAATTTGGCTTATTTCCGCCAATTCTACTTGACAATCAGTGATATACGAATTTTGCAATCGCGATTGCAAAATCTTACTTGGACACATATAACAAAAGTTCTTCGTGTGGAAGACTCTACTGCCATTCGTTGGTATTTTTGTTTTCGTATTAGATATTCCCTATACTATGTTGAAGAGAATCTGTAA
- a CDS encoding DUF2442 domain-containing protein, with translation MIPRIKKMSVLDDYILFVEFDDGYKVLYDVKDDIKTLPSFRALVDVYGLFKQAQLDTSRTCVYWNDKIDLASDSIYEYGKAA, from the coding sequence ATGATACCAAGAATTAAGAAAATGTCAGTTCTCGATGACTATATCCTTTTCGTTGAATTCGATGATGGATATAAAGTGTTGTACGATGTGAAGGATGACATCAAGACGCTTCCTTCGTTTCGTGCATTAGTGGATGTATATGGCCTTTTTAAACAAGCCCAGTTGGACACCAGCCGAACTTGTGTATATTGGAACGACAAGATAGATCTAGCCAGCGACAGTATTTATGAGTATGGAAAGGCAGCATAA